In a genomic window of Aggregatimonas sangjinii:
- a CDS encoding peptidylprolyl isomerase, with protein MKKVYVLFVAVALVLSACKSSYADLGDGLFADIKTTKGDVIVKLEYEKTPVTVANFISLAEGSNTFVSDEYKGKKFYDGIIFHRVMKDFMIQTGDPLGTGRGNPGYKFKDEIHDSLNHNKAGVLSMANSGPNTNGSQFFITHVPYPSLNGRHAVFGEVVEGMEVVDSIANVKVTQGSNRPVSEVSMNTVEIIRNGKQAKNFDASQVMTDYFAEEAEKEAAFAKMKADVAAEFLAQRETAKELPSGLKILTIKEGTGEQPNIGQQAMVNYAGYTATGSLFDSNYEEVAKKFNTYDERRKKGRGYEPVPMDYSPEAQLIPGFREALLTMKVGDKIRVFIPSHLGYGAQGNPRAAIPPNADLVFDLEITGVAE; from the coding sequence ATGAAAAAAGTATATGTACTATTTGTAGCGGTCGCCTTGGTCCTATCGGCCTGTAAATCGAGTTATGCAGATTTAGGAGATGGCCTTTTTGCCGATATTAAGACCACTAAGGGGGATGTTATCGTAAAACTCGAATATGAAAAAACCCCAGTAACCGTGGCTAATTTTATATCACTGGCAGAGGGGAGCAATACATTTGTAAGTGATGAATACAAAGGAAAGAAATTTTACGATGGTATTATTTTTCACAGGGTCATGAAAGACTTTATGATCCAAACCGGCGACCCTCTCGGAACGGGTCGAGGGAATCCAGGATATAAATTTAAAGATGAGATTCATGATTCCCTGAATCATAATAAAGCCGGCGTTTTGTCAATGGCGAATAGTGGTCCGAATACCAATGGTAGCCAATTTTTTATTACCCATGTACCTTATCCTTCGCTGAATGGACGACATGCCGTTTTTGGCGAAGTGGTCGAAGGTATGGAAGTCGTCGATTCCATCGCGAACGTGAAGGTCACCCAAGGCAGCAACAGACCCGTATCAGAGGTAAGTATGAATACAGTAGAAATCATACGCAACGGGAAACAAGCCAAAAATTTTGATGCGAGTCAGGTAATGACCGACTACTTCGCTGAAGAGGCCGAGAAAGAAGCGGCATTCGCCAAGATGAAAGCCGATGTCGCCGCAGAATTTCTAGCGCAACGGGAAACCGCAAAGGAACTGCCGTCCGGACTGAAAATATTGACCATCAAGGAAGGAACCGGTGAACAACCTAACATAGGACAGCAGGCGATGGTAAATTATGCCGGATACACGGCTACTGGATCTCTTTTCGATAGTAATTACGAAGAAGTAGCTAAAAAATTCAACACCTATGATGAGCGCCGAAAAAAGGGCCGTGGCTACGAACCGGTACCAATGGATTATAGCCCGGAGGCACAATTGATACCGGGCTTTAGAGAGGCACTGCTGACCATGAAAGTGGGTGATAAAATACGGGTCTTCATTCCCTCTCACCTAGGCTACGGCGCACAAGGTAATCCCCGTGCCGCCATACCGCCCAATGCCGACTTGGTCTTTGATCTGGAAATTACGGGAGTAGCCGAATAA
- a CDS encoding glycoside hydrolase family 5 protein — protein MNNILLKAFFLAFILLTSCSSSTTSQSADEEQAETQEPNNADGDTGEDTQGSQGTVVGAYGQLSVSGKNMVDQNGTPVQLRGMSLFWSQWMGQFYTKEAVRWLKDDWNITVIRASMGVEDPGGYLENPEIEKAKIFEIIDAAIEEGIYVIVDWHSHHAEDHLEESKIFFAEVAQKYGDQPHIIYETYNEPLDDVSWANTLKPYHEEVINEIRKYDTDNIVIAGTRSWSQRVDEVIGNEIDDANIMYTLHYYAASHKQELRDIAQTAIDAGLPIFVTEYGVTEYSGDGFIDVPEVNTWWDFLDANNISWCNWSIADKDENSAALKPGASGSGNWPESQLTPSGQMVRAELKAKNPTF, from the coding sequence ATGAATAACATTCTTCTTAAAGCATTTTTCCTAGCTTTTATCTTACTGACCAGCTGTTCAAGTAGCACTACTTCGCAGTCGGCAGATGAGGAGCAGGCCGAAACCCAGGAACCTAACAATGCTGACGGAGATACTGGAGAAGACACCCAAGGTTCCCAAGGTACAGTGGTCGGTGCATATGGTCAGCTTAGTGTTTCGGGAAAAAATATGGTCGACCAAAATGGTACTCCCGTGCAACTTCGGGGTATGTCGCTATTCTGGAGCCAGTGGATGGGTCAATTTTACACCAAGGAAGCGGTGCGATGGCTAAAAGACGACTGGAATATTACTGTCATACGCGCTTCAATGGGCGTTGAAGATCCGGGCGGGTATCTCGAAAATCCCGAAATCGAAAAGGCTAAGATTTTCGAAATCATTGATGCTGCCATTGAAGAAGGTATTTATGTAATCGTAGACTGGCACAGCCATCATGCCGAAGATCATCTGGAAGAGTCAAAAATATTCTTTGCGGAGGTAGCGCAAAAATACGGAGACCAACCTCATATTATTTACGAGACGTACAACGAACCCTTGGATGATGTTTCTTGGGCAAATACATTAAAACCTTATCACGAAGAAGTAATCAACGAGATTCGAAAATACGATACGGATAATATCGTCATCGCAGGCACGCGCAGTTGGTCGCAGCGTGTTGATGAAGTTATCGGAAACGAAATAGACGACGCCAATATCATGTACACCTTACACTACTATGCCGCTTCGCACAAACAGGAATTACGAGATATTGCCCAGACCGCAATTGATGCCGGTCTGCCTATTTTCGTGACCGAGTATGGCGTAACGGAATATTCCGGTGATGGTTTTATTGATGTTCCCGAAGTGAATACCTGGTGGGATTTTCTCGATGCCAACAACATCTCTTGGTGCAACTGGTCTATTGCCGATAAGGATGAAAATTCCGCGGCCTTGAAACCCGGGGCAAGTGGCAGCGGTAATTGGCCCGAAAGCCAACTGACGCCATCTGGTCAGATGGTGCGGGCAGAATTGAAGGCGAAGAACCCAACCTTCTAA
- a CDS encoding M48 family metallopeptidase, whose amino-acid sequence MKKTILVLTALAMTIGVHAQFGKKILKKGNVDAAKKMTKAATLSDEDMAQLSLESVQWMDENNPVAEAGDPYGDRLAKLVEGLETEDGLDLNFKVYNVVDINAFATPDGSVRVMAGLMDLMTDDELLSVIGHEIGHVKLGHSKKRYQSAYAISAAKDVAITNTSAGKVLADDEIGGFMENMLNAQFSQSNESASDEYGFKFMVAHDYDYHAMEGAFQKLAELSDDGGKGSLMSSHPGSAKRAARAKEWADKEDGK is encoded by the coding sequence ATGAAAAAAACAATTTTAGTGCTTACTGCACTCGCGATGACCATAGGTGTCCATGCGCAATTCGGAAAGAAAATATTAAAGAAAGGCAATGTAGATGCGGCAAAGAAAATGACCAAAGCGGCAACCCTTTCCGATGAGGATATGGCACAGCTTTCGTTAGAATCGGTGCAATGGATGGATGAGAACAATCCGGTTGCAGAGGCAGGCGACCCTTACGGAGATCGTTTGGCAAAACTCGTCGAAGGTCTGGAAACGGAGGACGGCCTGGACCTTAATTTTAAGGTGTACAATGTAGTAGACATCAATGCTTTTGCTACTCCTGACGGTAGCGTTAGGGTCATGGCAGGTCTTATGGATTTGATGACGGATGATGAACTGCTCAGCGTTATCGGGCACGAAATCGGACATGTGAAATTAGGGCATTCCAAAAAGAGATACCAATCGGCCTATGCCATTTCTGCGGCAAAGGATGTAGCGATAACCAATACGAGCGCAGGGAAGGTACTTGCAGATGACGAAATCGGTGGTTTTATGGAAAATATGCTCAATGCACAGTTTTCACAGTCGAACGAATCGGCTTCCGATGAATACGGTTTTAAATTTATGGTCGCCCATGACTATGATTATCACGCAATGGAGGGAGCTTTTCAAAAGCTGGCCGAGCTAAGTGACGATGGGGGCAAGGGTTCATTGATGTCTTCTCACCCAGGTTCTGCAAAGCGCGCTGCACGAGCTAAGGAATGGGCCGATAAGGAAGACGGTAAATAA